A region of Spiroplasma endosymbiont of Crioceris asparagi DNA encodes the following proteins:
- a CDS encoding ABC transporter permease — translation MNKIIKSYIKLFSKTLIETFGTIIFIGFFILICLPLLSCPLQIVAFSNQIEQKTNKWDYSFQVSKMNTENVDFKKNKSNAISIKLLEQSLDYMLTHNGDQFGKYKLKNNIDSQEIQLFSNFPKLPNINTKLKDILNLKFSIEIDNTKKSIIIDESENNKENKDLFKYILLFHVTKNLFDAKINYANDFSKIFKNSYNKLVEGKTKKEKEKINSQFVIKNNEIYENSNDNNIVKSWLEKIGQSYSGDLWAMFTNDVLTQMKIQNSKINNLYNVSSNRDVLNFFSVKRTPQEEKDCFNNLVITKGDYPNKKVEDNDGYFQAAVNQRFLDYHQYKLGQKVEIPINDSGLINSKYNQKLKIQFTSIGYRYQNLSPEQWQLTADYNGANYANIFMQEKDLNNIISEAKNNTNLMFYIKDEADKKLNLLKTKINSKDENFFASNVTSVVYFSDDILFGNVKIANILMIMYSTLFFAMIALAFGFIIYVQKKELSGTRKQMGVFKSIGYSKWSLSVPSTIKIIIIMYVGITFGYLISMPMQVKVFNTQYSKMMVFSIQHVFHSLWFMSILFIALPVFFTIIGYLIILNYLKESPLSLMSDSTTTKTSQKWYKILLILQPYILLFIWFNRLVGKILSRWSWGFKHKLQTAFLAKSKGKFVIIITLYSLMSLALMLEIRMVYAMQTLFYQPYVHLKNSVDHYDNILGPKLNINNDDKDKYGKTSKIDYEYDKIYNINYLNLNGHSTKYLLEHKEDFKDKFDYNFHTHFHLICKALNNTLEDKEISEFINKNNIPNSNDNIVDYIRAWFIACAFFEVEMQNNNTNQSKTSQEWLEYYKNEIENTENINKAKSDVDYIKENKRLPDSDNKKNTLMFMQMDLYDKKIKAFSANDFLTSFNELQRIINKYNKNSKENSLSSIKNKDDSIWDDLPQINLNNSVLLKKVVPLLMKQRSGNNTLCALNGIIFDGKQETMVNSFDLNFDKLGAVHPNLVLTQTKNNDFGNIANTYDLSNKNKKQLKKLLNLGNNGKPIVNEDGSINGIISARLSKWYGAKIGDTVNTFIETKPIKVHVVGIQESSTYEDGIIADADQFWATYASKMIQNHEFIRKFDKNDKNKDINLKNVYSWNRIISNKKQFYGKLSSGISTDNISVGQDSMCISSRFILENEKNFSSNHWFFEFAIGWENDDFNHVEVCNFLVFTLSGKEFNLNLNYSYFIQKLLIKIQIQSSIEIMIFDTVILIFLMIILFIILIKFIIFDSKNIIILLRSFGYRDREINFIILGKYATYSVGSFLLMYFANYMLWKIIENIIWDKAKLVFHTPTVVWMGYLVFALIESIVLLCWLAGEKYIKKLPLSRL, via the coding sequence ATGAATAAAATTATAAAATCCTACATTAAATTATTTTCAAAAACTCTTATAGAAACTTTTGGTACAATAATTTTTATTGGATTTTTTATTTTGATATGTCTTCCGCTTTTGTCATGTCCATTGCAAATAGTCGCGTTTTCGAATCAAATTGAACAAAAAACTAATAAATGAGATTATAGTTTCCAAGTAAGTAAAATGAATACTGAAAATGTAGATTTTAAAAAAAATAAAAGTAATGCAATTTCTATTAAATTATTGGAACAATCTTTAGATTATATGTTGACTCATAATGGAGATCAATTTGGAAAATATAAACTAAAAAATAATATTGATTCACAAGAAATTCAATTATTTTCTAATTTTCCTAAATTACCAAACATAAATACAAAATTAAAAGATATATTAAATTTAAAATTTTCAATTGAAATTGATAATACAAAAAAATCAATTATTATTGATGAATCAGAAAATAACAAAGAAAACAAAGATCTTTTTAAATACATATTATTGTTTCATGTTACAAAAAATTTATTTGATGCAAAAATAAACTACGCTAATGATTTTTCAAAAATTTTTAAAAATTCTTATAACAAATTAGTTGAAGGAAAAACCAAAAAAGAAAAAGAAAAAATTAATAGTCAATTTGTTATAAAAAATAACGAAATTTATGAGAATTCAAATGATAATAATATTGTTAAGTCATGACTAGAAAAAATTGGTCAATCATATTCTGGTGATCTCTGGGCAATGTTTACTAATGATGTTTTAACCCAAATGAAAATACAAAATAGTAAGATAAATAATTTGTATAATGTTTCTAGTAATAGGGATGTACTTAACTTTTTTAGTGTTAAACGAACACCTCAAGAAGAAAAAGATTGTTTTAATAATTTAGTAATAACAAAAGGGGACTATCCAAATAAAAAAGTAGAAGACAACGACGGTTATTTTCAAGCTGCAGTTAATCAAAGATTTTTAGACTATCATCAATATAAACTTGGTCAAAAAGTAGAAATTCCAATTAATGATAGTGGTTTAATAAACTCTAAATATAATCAAAAGTTAAAAATTCAGTTTACTTCAATTGGATATCGTTATCAAAATTTATCTCCAGAACAATGGCAATTAACAGCTGATTATAATGGCGCAAATTATGCTAATATTTTTATGCAAGAAAAAGATTTAAATAACATTATTTCTGAAGCAAAAAACAACACAAATTTAATGTTTTATATTAAAGATGAAGCAGATAAAAAGTTAAATTTATTAAAAACAAAAATAAATAGTAAAGATGAAAACTTCTTTGCGTCAAATGTAACATCAGTAGTTTATTTTTCAGATGATATTTTATTTGGTAATGTAAAGATTGCTAATATATTAATGATAATGTATTCTACTTTATTTTTTGCAATGATCGCTTTAGCTTTCGGATTTATTATTTATGTACAAAAAAAAGAACTATCAGGCACAAGAAAACAAATGGGAGTTTTCAAATCTATTGGTTATAGCAAGTGATCACTTTCAGTTCCCTCAACAATTAAAATTATAATTATTATGTATGTTGGAATTACTTTTGGATATTTAATTTCAATGCCAATGCAAGTTAAAGTATTTAATACTCAATATAGCAAAATGATGGTCTTTAGTATTCAACATGTCTTTCATAGTTTGTGGTTTATGTCAATTTTGTTTATTGCCTTGCCGGTATTCTTTACAATAATAGGATATTTAATAATTTTAAATTATTTAAAAGAATCACCACTATCACTTATGAGTGATTCTACTACTACTAAAACTAGTCAAAAATGATATAAAATTTTATTAATTTTACAACCATATATTTTATTATTTATTTGATTTAATAGGCTTGTAGGAAAAATACTTAGCCGATGATCATGGGGATTTAAACATAAATTACAAACAGCATTTTTGGCTAAATCAAAAGGAAAGTTTGTAATTATTATTACCCTTTACTCATTAATGTCACTTGCTCTAATGCTTGAAATAAGAATGGTTTATGCAATGCAAACTCTATTTTATCAACCATATGTTCATTTAAAAAACTCTGTTGATCACTATGACAATATTTTAGGACCTAAACTAAATATTAATAATGACGATAAAGATAAATATGGAAAAACATCAAAAATAGATTATGAATATGACAAAATTTATAACATTAACTATTTAAATCTTAATGGTCATAGTACTAAATATTTATTGGAGCATAAAGAAGATTTTAAAGATAAATTCGATTATAATTTTCACACACACTTTCATTTAATTTGTAAAGCATTAAATAATACTCTTGAAGATAAAGAGATTAGTGAATTTATTAATAAAAATAATATTCCAAATTCTAATGATAATATTGTTGACTATATAAGAGCTTGGTTTATTGCTTGTGCATTTTTCGAAGTAGAAATGCAAAACAATAATACTAATCAATCTAAAACATCTCAAGAATGATTAGAGTATTATAAAAATGAAATTGAAAATACAGAAAATATAAATAAAGCTAAATCTGATGTAGATTATATTAAAGAAAATAAACGACTTCCAGATTCTGATAATAAAAAAAATACATTAATGTTTATGCAAATGGATTTATATGATAAAAAAATTAAAGCATTTAGTGCTAATGATTTTTTAACTTCATTTAATGAATTGCAAAGAATAATTAACAAATATAATAAGAATTCAAAAGAAAATAGTTTATCAAGTATAAAAAATAAAGATGATTCTATTTGAGATGATCTTCCACAAATAAATTTAAATAATTCAGTATTGTTAAAAAAAGTAGTGCCCTTGTTAATGAAACAAAGAAGTGGCAATAACACTTTATGTGCTTTAAACGGTATTATATTTGATGGAAAACAAGAAACTATGGTCAATAGTTTTGATTTAAATTTTGATAAACTAGGAGCTGTACATCCAAATTTAGTTTTAACTCAAACTAAAAATAATGATTTTGGAAACATTGCAAATACTTATGATCTTTCAAATAAAAATAAAAAACAATTGAAAAAACTTCTGAATTTAGGAAATAATGGTAAACCAATAGTTAATGAAGATGGTTCAATTAATGGAATTATATCTGCGCGTCTCTCAAAATGATATGGTGCAAAAATTGGGGACACTGTTAATACCTTTATCGAAACAAAACCAATAAAAGTGCATGTAGTTGGTATACAGGAGTCTTCAACATATGAAGATGGAATTATTGCTGACGCCGATCAATTTTGAGCTACTTATGCAAGTAAAATGATTCAAAATCATGAATTTATAAGAAAATTTGATAAAAATGATAAAAATAAAGATATAAACTTAAAAAATGTTTACTCTTGAAATCGAATTATTAGTAATAAAAAACAATTTTATGGAAAACTAAGTTCAGGAATTTCTACTGATAATATAAGTGTAGGTCAAGATAGTATGTGTATATCTAGTCGTTTTATTCTTGAAAATGAAAAAAACTTTTCAAGCAATCATTGATTTTTTGAATTTGCAATTGGTTGAGAAAATGATGACTTTAATCATGTTGAGGTATGTAATTTCTTAGTATTTACTCTTTCTGGAAAAGAATTTAACTTAAATCTTAACTATTCATACTTTATTCAAAAATTACTAATTAAAATTCAAATTCAAAGTTCAATTGAAATTATGATATTTGATACAGTTATACTAATTTTCTTAATGATAATTTTATTTATTATATTAATTAAATTTATTATTTTTGATTCTAAAAATATAATAATATTGTTACGTTCATTTGGATATAGAGACAGAGAAATAAACTTTATTATTTTAGGAAAATATGCAACATATAGTGTGGGTTCATTCCTACTAATGTATTTTGCTAACTACATGCTATGAAAAATAATTGAAAATATTATTTGAGATAAAGCAAAACTAGTTTTTCATACACCAACGGTTGTTTGAATGGGATATTTAGTTTTTGCTCTTATTGAATCTATTGTATTATTATGTTGATTAGCTGGTGAAAAATATATTAAAAAATTACCATTGTCAAGATTATAG
- the plsX gene encoding phosphate acyltransferase PlsX, with translation MEKIKIAFDIMGSDEGPIVAINAALNFIKKNKDVILYLVGDEKIIKEKIKQEKDNLKIVPATQQIEMTDGIFEIRRKKDSSMAKSLELVKDNVVDAMITAGATAPYIAGCHLVLGEMPGISRPGFMPIIPTMKKGRVTCLLDVGANLENDPNDLVNYALMASVYQKEILNNSDPLIGLLNIGEEESKGKDLQKQTFKLLKANEKINFFGNIEGRDIFSGKVDVIVSDGYSGNILLKTMEGSAKAVTQLFKDHITKTIIRKIACLFLLRAFKSMKKTMDVRDYGGAILLGVNGIVFKAHGSSDEKGFAATLRFAKEAVKHDVLNKIKEKVQG, from the coding sequence ATGGAAAAAATAAAAATCGCTTTTGATATAATGGGCTCAGATGAAGGTCCAATTGTTGCAATTAATGCAGCCTTAAATTTCATTAAAAAAAATAAAGATGTCATTCTTTATTTGGTTGGTGATGAAAAAATTATTAAAGAAAAAATTAAACAAGAAAAAGACAATTTAAAAATAGTTCCAGCGACACAACAAATTGAAATGACTGATGGAATTTTTGAGATTAGAAGAAAAAAAGATTCTTCAATGGCCAAGTCATTAGAATTAGTAAAAGATAATGTTGTTGATGCTATGATTACGGCTGGAGCAACAGCACCATATATTGCTGGATGTCATTTAGTATTAGGCGAAATGCCAGGAATTTCAAGACCAGGATTTATGCCAATAATTCCCACAATGAAAAAAGGTCGAGTTACATGTTTATTAGATGTTGGAGCAAACTTAGAAAATGATCCTAATGATTTAGTAAATTATGCATTAATGGCAAGTGTTTATCAAAAAGAAATTCTTAACAATAGTGATCCATTAATTGGATTATTAAACATTGGTGAAGAAGAATCAAAGGGTAAAGATTTACAAAAACAAACTTTTAAACTATTAAAAGCTAATGAAAAAATTAATTTCTTTGGAAATATTGAAGGAAGGGATATTTTTTCTGGAAAAGTAGATGTTATTGTAAGTGATGGATATAGTGGAAATATTTTATTAAAAACTATGGAAGGATCTGCTAAAGCTGTAACCCAACTTTTTAAAGACCACATTACAAAAACTATCATAAGAAAAATTGCGTGTTTATTTTTATTAAGAGCATTTAAAAGTATGAAAAAAACAATGGACGTTAGAGATTATGGTGGGGCAATACTTTTAGGAGTTAATGGAATTGTTTTCAAAGCACATGGTTCAAGTGATGAAAAAGGTTTTGCAGCAACATTAAGATTTGCTAAAGAAGCTGTAAAACATGACGTTTTAAACAAAATAAAAGAAAAAGTACAAGGATAA
- the rnc gene encoding ribonuclease III — protein MRELLLEYGIEIKEMSYFDEALTHNSYANEHGTPITYQRLEFLGDAILQLKVSEYLFNNFKTYNEGLMTKYRSAIVREESLSYIVKNMGLGKLIKLGAGEIQSKGHEKNSILADIYESVTAAIYLDSGMEVVEQWLNKTLFISSNISYFLDKTHDYKSELQELIQLEKRDQLVYKVINCEKNEYNQQNFTVNVSVENIVYGTGEGNNKKAAEQNAAKDALSKLRNLKGVKHANN, from the coding sequence ATGAGAGAACTATTACTAGAATATGGAATTGAAATTAAAGAAATGAGTTATTTTGATGAAGCTTTAACACACAATTCATATGCAAATGAACATGGAACACCAATTACTTATCAAAGATTAGAATTTTTGGGTGATGCTATTTTACAACTTAAAGTTAGTGAATATTTATTTAATAATTTTAAAACCTATAATGAAGGACTAATGACTAAATATCGTAGTGCCATTGTTAGGGAAGAATCACTTTCATATATTGTTAAAAACATGGGTTTAGGAAAATTAATTAAACTTGGTGCTGGAGAGATTCAATCAAAAGGTCATGAAAAAAATTCAATACTTGCAGATATTTACGAATCAGTTACTGCTGCAATATATCTAGATTCCGGAATGGAAGTTGTTGAACAATGATTAAATAAAACATTATTTATTTCAAGCAACATTTCATATTTTTTAGACAAAACTCATGATTATAAATCTGAATTGCAAGAATTAATTCAATTAGAAAAACGTGATCAATTAGTTTATAAAGTAATTAATTGTGAAAAAAATGAATACAACCAACAAAACTTTACTGTCAATGTTTCTGTTGAAAATATTGTTTATGGTACAGGAGAGGGAAATAATAAAAAAGCCGCAGAACAAAATGCAGCAAAAGACGCACTATCAAAATTAAGAAATCTTAAAGGAGTAAAACATGCCAATAATTAA
- a CDS encoding DUF1904 family protein, translating to MPIIKFSGIDKKEILEYSKKVNELSKLVNADPENILFINDNSEISKSPKGVELLYITIEWMARPDKQQLVVNNLMEHFKKENRNIFIFITNVDGMLYVNCNKKGISN from the coding sequence ATGCCAATAATTAAATTTAGTGGAATTGATAAAAAAGAAATTTTAGAATATTCAAAAAAAGTTAATGAATTATCAAAATTAGTAAATGCAGATCCTGAAAATATTTTATTTATAAATGATAATTCTGAGATCAGCAAATCTCCAAAAGGGGTTGAACTTCTATACATTACTATTGAATGAATGGCAAGACCTGACAAACAACAATTAGTTGTTAACAATTTAATGGAGCATTTTAAAAAAGAAAATCGTAATATATTTATTTTTATTACTAATGTAGATGGAATGTTATATGTTAATTGTAATAAAAAAGGAATTTCTAATTAA
- a CDS encoding AAA family ATPase, translated as MIFVKSIEAYGFKSFAENTNLSFEYPMTGIVGPNGSGKSNITDALRWALGEQSSKSLRGSNMEDVVFSGSVNKAPLNIAEVTVTFDNKNRIFKNLDFNEVSITRKLFKDTKESEYYINHSRVRLKDVQEIAMETGITKSSLAIISQGTISNFVEAKPNDRRKIFDDAAGISIYKKRKEESIRKIVRTQENLDRLNDILNEIERKLPGLKKQAEKAKQFQEKWNELKVIEVAILAKDISLYENRIVELEKTINILSEQIKTVQKDLDLKTMDQNNIYLKNNSIEQQMAIQNDKFSRIVEQISALKILKINLESKKQNSSIDQNEYRISELKRLYRESQIHSEHEEKQYELLMTSKNKLKEELETEFANRYKLSNALDFLKKEIYKIDLSIDMLNKRVNNNDSLHFGVKNILQNRNSLSGIIGTVDELIKVQPSYENAILPLLSTSQQNIVMKDAISTKHVIKFLKENRAGYATFLPMDNLRVNYINDEIRFAIEKSKGFIAYANQLVDFDDKYAKIADYLLGTAIVVDNYDNAIAMSKLINQRYNVLTLDGERILPNGAVVGGERKFKNPNNSIKEDIEKAESLKVLKEKQEFEIMQTLGELNDKIEHLNEKKSENTSLITISRQKLESIEKELNRISEEYRQLTGKRIDIENDKFKSVDGQIIEVSEKIIKFESECQDIKNEIELLKNSKSKYLEKQNKINTDLNQQRQELFSMKDEVSAQRSDILLISERKTNALERLAQEYNLTFETAMSMEQVEFENEQEIRDKVINLRNDIRDLGNVNIESIAEYEAENARYEEYKKQIQDIVESVNNLKKAVKEMDEKMVEQFTTVINDVNKALPETFKRLFNGGTAQVIFTETDNILETGIDIKIEPPGKKITNLNLLSGGEKSLVALTVLFSILKVRPLPLVVLDEVEAPLDIANVERFAKYIKSFTKQTQFMIVTHRMGTMENCDILFGATMEQKGITKIVQIKLIEAKKITNAN; from the coding sequence ATGATTTTTGTCAAATCTATTGAGGCATATGGATTTAAATCCTTTGCCGAAAATACAAATTTAAGTTTCGAATATCCAATGACTGGAATTGTTGGTCCCAATGGTAGTGGTAAGTCTAATATCACAGATGCTTTACGTTGAGCCCTGGGAGAACAATCATCAAAATCATTAAGAGGTAGCAACATGGAAGATGTTGTTTTTTCTGGTTCTGTTAATAAAGCACCATTAAATATTGCAGAAGTTACAGTAACATTTGATAACAAAAATCGTATTTTTAAAAATTTAGATTTTAATGAAGTTTCAATTACGAGAAAATTATTTAAAGATACTAAAGAATCTGAATATTACATTAATCATTCACGAGTGCGTTTAAAGGATGTACAAGAAATTGCCATGGAAACCGGAATAACTAAATCATCTTTAGCTATTATTTCTCAAGGTACAATTTCAAATTTTGTTGAAGCAAAACCAAATGATCGTAGAAAAATTTTTGATGATGCAGCAGGAATTTCAATTTATAAAAAAAGAAAAGAAGAATCAATTCGTAAAATAGTTAGAACTCAAGAAAATCTTGATCGTTTGAATGACATTTTAAATGAGATTGAAAGAAAATTACCAGGGTTAAAAAAACAAGCAGAAAAAGCTAAACAATTTCAAGAAAAGTGAAATGAATTAAAAGTTATTGAAGTTGCGATTCTAGCAAAAGATATTAGTTTGTATGAAAATAGAATTGTAGAACTTGAAAAAACAATCAATATTTTAAGTGAACAAATTAAGACTGTTCAAAAAGATTTAGATCTAAAAACAATGGATCAAAACAATATTTATTTAAAAAATAATTCGATTGAACAGCAAATGGCAATTCAAAATGATAAATTTTCACGAATTGTTGAACAAATTTCTGCATTAAAAATATTAAAAATTAATTTAGAATCTAAAAAACAAAATTCATCAATTGATCAAAATGAATACCGTATATCAGAATTAAAACGTCTTTATAGAGAGAGCCAAATTCACTCTGAACATGAAGAAAAACAATATGAATTATTAATGACTTCTAAAAATAAATTAAAAGAAGAACTTGAGACAGAGTTTGCAAATAGATATAAATTAAGCAATGCATTAGATTTTTTAAAAAAAGAAATTTATAAAATTGATTTAAGTATAGATATGCTAAATAAAAGAGTTAATAATAATGACTCATTGCATTTCGGGGTTAAAAATATTTTACAAAATCGTAATTCACTATCAGGAATCATTGGAACAGTTGATGAATTAATTAAAGTACAACCAAGTTATGAAAATGCAATCTTGCCATTGTTGTCTACTTCTCAACAAAACATTGTTATGAAGGATGCTATATCAACAAAACATGTAATTAAGTTTTTAAAAGAAAACCGTGCAGGTTATGCCACATTTTTACCAATGGATAATCTAAGGGTTAATTATATTAATGATGAAATTAGGTTTGCTATTGAAAAATCAAAAGGGTTTATTGCCTATGCGAATCAATTAGTAGATTTTGATGATAAGTATGCTAAAATTGCCGATTATTTATTAGGCACAGCAATCGTTGTTGATAATTATGATAATGCAATTGCAATGTCTAAATTAATTAATCAAAGATATAATGTTTTAACACTAGATGGAGAAAGAATTTTACCAAACGGAGCGGTTGTTGGTGGTGAACGTAAATTTAAAAATCCAAACAATAGTATTAAAGAAGATATTGAAAAGGCAGAATCATTAAAAGTTTTAAAAGAAAAACAAGAATTTGAAATTATGCAAACTCTTGGCGAATTGAATGATAAAATTGAGCATTTAAATGAAAAAAAATCAGAGAATACATCTTTAATTACAATATCAAGACAAAAACTTGAATCAATCGAAAAAGAATTAAATAGAATTTCTGAAGAGTATCGACAATTAACTGGAAAAAGAATTGATATTGAAAATGATAAGTTTAAATCAGTTGATGGTCAAATTATCGAAGTTAGTGAAAAAATTATTAAATTTGAAAGCGAATGTCAAGATATTAAAAATGAGATTGAATTACTAAAAAATTCAAAATCTAAATATCTTGAAAAACAAAATAAAATTAACACTGATTTAAATCAACAACGTCAAGAATTATTTTCTATGAAAGATGAAGTTTCAGCTCAAAGATCAGATATCTTATTAATTAGTGAAAGAAAAACTAATGCTTTAGAAAGATTGGCTCAAGAATATAATTTAACTTTTGAGACAGCAATGTCAATGGAACAAGTGGAATTTGAAAATGAACAAGAAATTAGAGATAAAGTTATTAATTTAAGAAATGACATTCGTGATTTAGGAAATGTAAATATCGAATCTATTGCTGAGTATGAAGCAGAAAATGCCCGATATGAAGAATATAAAAAACAAATTCAAGATATTGTTGAAAGCGTAAACAATCTAAAAAAAGCCGTTAAAGAAATGGATGAAAAAATGGTTGAACAATTTACAACTGTAATTAATGATGTTAATAAAGCACTTCCAGAAACATTTAAAAGGTTATTTAATGGTGGAACCGCTCAAGTTATTTTCACAGAGACAGATAATATTTTAGAAACAGGTATTGATATTAAAATTGAACCACCTGGTAAAAAAATTACTAATCTCAACTTATTATCAGGAGGAGAGAAGTCACTTGTTGCCTTAACAGTACTTTTTTCAATATTAAAAGTAAGACCATTACCATTAGTTGTACTTGATGAAGTAGAAGCTCCATTAGATATTGCTAATGTTGAAAGATTTGCCAAGTACATTAAATCATTTACTAAACAAACACAATTCATGATTGTAACTCACCGTATGGGAACAATGGAAAATTGCGACATTTTATTTGGAGCTACCATGGAACAAAAGGGAATTACTAAAATTGTGCAAATAAAACTGATTGAGGCTAAAAAAATCACAAACGCCAACTAG
- the ptsS gene encoding phosphate ABC transporter substrate-binding protein has protein sequence MKIKKIVYIISSLIIILSILLWTIFSSNNYYMYGGSTSVNEFMQAVTNIWNKDKSHKKIIYNSMGSQYGVNSVENNTFNIGFISKEVENNTLSKGNEFVDKKYQDKTLIKDGEAIKVKDDSSFSFVEMLNNEKNRFLSLQFAIDKIAIIGNLPNWLNEKLPSINLKEHPNILKKIYEGSLTWEQLAKEEGIKDIPNSSTKIISIARESGSGTRTAFDDLADVKNSKDSSVATSNGMMVQNIKNTPNSIGYVSYGFIQNEIQKKEFTTFEINGVDIKNKDYSFSRPFNMILKAKKSSWNQAKNLVSFLFDHQEIYDKEGLVKDFVLNKIISKG, from the coding sequence ATGAAAATTAAAAAAATAGTTTATATAATTTCAAGCTTAATTATAATTTTGTCTATTTTATTATGAACAATATTCTCTTCAAATAATTACTATATGTATGGTGGTTCTACAAGTGTTAATGAGTTTATGCAAGCAGTAACCAATATTTGAAACAAAGATAAATCACATAAAAAAATTATTTATAATTCAATGGGAAGTCAATATGGCGTTAACTCAGTAGAAAACAATACATTTAATATTGGGTTTATTTCTAAAGAAGTAGAAAACAATACTTTAAGTAAGGGAAATGAATTTGTAGATAAAAAATATCAAGATAAAACTTTAATAAAAGATGGTGAAGCTATTAAAGTGAAAGATGATAGTTCATTCAGTTTTGTTGAAATGTTAAATAATGAAAAAAATCGGTTTTTATCACTTCAGTTTGCAATTGATAAAATTGCAATTATTGGAAATTTACCAAATTGATTAAATGAAAAATTACCGAGCATTAATCTTAAAGAACACCCAAATATTTTAAAAAAAATTTATGAAGGTTCTTTGACATGAGAACAACTCGCAAAAGAAGAGGGCATTAAAGATATTCCTAATTCTTCAACAAAAATTATCTCAATAGCTAGAGAATCAGGTTCGGGAACTAGAACAGCATTTGATGATTTAGCAGATGTTAAAAATTCTAAAGATTCATCTGTTGCAACTTCAAATGGAATGATGGTGCAAAATATTAAAAATACACCAAACTCTATTGGTTATGTTTCATATGGATTTATTCAAAATGAAATTCAAAAAAAAGAATTTACTACATTTGAGATTAATGGTGTTGATATAAAAAATAAAGATTATTCATTTTCTAGACCATTTAATATGATTTTAAAAGCTAAAAAATCATCATGAAATCAAGCAAAAAATTTAGTTAGTTTCTTGTTTGATCATCAAGAAATTTATGACAAAGAAGGATTGGTAAAAGATTTTGTGTTAAACAAAATAATTTCTAAAGGATAG